ggaaaaaagaaaaattagttGACAACtcttaattttctctttccttttaaATTCCTCCacttttggaaagaaagggaaatgaaaatttattaaaaaaatctcACATGCTTAAACCGTTTCTTTTTTGTTGCAACATACCCTTTTCACGTTTTTTTAAGAAAGTGAGATCCCGAGATAGCCGAGTGCAAGGTTGTCCTATTTGGATTGAATCTTGCGAAGAGGTACGGGTTCAAGAAGGTTGTCATCGAGGCGGATTGTCAAATGGTCATTTCTAGGCTTATTAATGTGGTTACATGTTTATCTCACTTTGATGGTAATTTAGATGATATTTTGTTCCTTAGCTAGTTTTTTGAGTTTATTAATTGACCACATGTTATAAGAGATGAGAATTATGTTACTCATCACCTTAATGTGTTAGTGTCATTTGAGTTTGAAAATGTTTGAGAAAATCATTGTCCTTTTAAGGTTTCCACGCATGTACTCATGTATACTTAGaccattaattaaataaaaatgcaCTAATTTGTTCCCCtcaaaaagataaaataaagcCTCAAGTCCTCAACTCACTCTTTTTCCGAGCAAGTAAAACATAAGAAATATCTGGTATTtaataccttaaaaatacaccacttttgtattaacTACCTTATGGAAATTTTATTACTTCGTATAATTTACCACCTTgaatatgtttttgttttggaattacTTTTTCgtattaaaattaagatatctttttcatttcttaatcattttaagtgattcaaaacttaTCCTTCTCATTTTTCTACAATGATTTCATAGAAAACGACATTTCAAAACATGTCGTTTGataattcaaaaatattttaaaagttcacaaatatattttaattcgTTTTATCTTTTACAAAATTTTAAAGCACGTTCTGTATGGTACATTTTCTCGTCATGGAGCATAATGTGTTTTGAATCATTTAATACGATTAAGAAATaaaagatactccctccgtcccggaatactcgactcggtttgaccggcacagagtttaaggaacttgaattgacttatttaatttaataggtaatagttgatagtggggtattattttaatgtagttagtgggaggtgggttaagaggtggggttggggagagtagaggttgaatttttaattattttttgtatggagtaggggaaAGGTGGGTTAAtgggggtggagtgagaaataatataatattgttagaatatttccatttttagaaacaggtcaagtattaagggacggcccgataaggaaaacaggtcaagtattccgggacggagggagtatattataATTCTAAATTGAGAAAATCGTAAAGTGGTACtcgtatactccctccgtcccggaatactcgacccggtttgaccggcacagagtttaagggacttgaattgacttatttaatttaataggtagtagttgatagtggggtattattttaatgtagttagtgggacatgtgtaaaggggtggagtTGGGGGAGaataggggttgaatttttaattattttttgtatggagtagggggtaggtgggttaataggggtggagtgagaaataatataatattgttagaatatttccatttttagaaacaggtcaagtattaagggacgacccgataaggaaaacaggtcaagtattccgggacggagggagtataacaataagattttcataaggcaataaataaaaagaaaaagcaaaTATTTTTTGTACAAAAAAGCTACCggtagggtttagggttttagcTTTTCCGGTGCAAGCAAGAACTTCAACaatctgtcaaaaaaaaaaaaaatcaaatctcCGAATTTGCAAGTCCTTACACAAAATCTTTCCCCCTTTCTCAATTACAAGTCCATGATTCGCTGCAGAGTTTTATGCCGGAGAAACCTCACTCTCCACCGCAAAAATCCCACTTCTGCAGCACCATTTTATGCGCATCACCGCATTTCAGGCGAAATTGTTGAAAATAAGAATCAAACATTGTTCAGACCAATGGCAATATATCTTTTATCCAGTTTGATTGATCGTAATCACAAAACCCCTAAATTTGTGCGAAGTTTCTGCTCCGGGAAGCCGAATTCGGGTGAGTGGACTGAGGAGATAGAGTATTTAGATGAGAAGGGTAGTGTTATTTATGCCGGTAAAGGCGTTCGCTCCGTCGAACCGGGTGTTGATGATCATGTAATGTCAGGTGGGGTTAAGAAGCCATTTATGAATGCTTCAGCAGTAGCAAAACTTGTGGAGATAGTGAAGAGGTGGAAATGGGGGCCTGAGATGGAAACCCAATTGGACAAACTTCAATTTGTACCTAACATGACGCAGGTAATTCAAGCAATGAAGATCATCAACGATGGCGAAATGTCGGCGAGCTTGTTCCAATGGTCAAAGAGACAACAATGGTATGTTCCCAATGACGAATGTTACTTATTGTTGTTAGATGGATTGAATAAAAGTAGAGATTTTGATAGGATACAGACATTGTTTGATGAGATGATTCGTGATTCTGTTGATAATGGTAGTTCTTCTTTTAGTGCATATAATCGAGTTATTCAATATCTAGCTAAGGCAGAGAAATTAGAGGTGTCATATTGTTGTTTTAAGAAGATTCAGGAATCTGGTTGTAAGATTGAGACACAAACCTATAATAATTTGATAACTTTGTTTCTGAACAAGGGGTTGCCTTATAAGGCTGTTGAGGTGTATGAGGGTATGGAAGCAAGTGGATGTTCATTAGATAATTCAACCTATGAGTTGATGATACCTAGCTTGGCACGATCTGGTCGTCTTGATGCTGCTCTTAAGCTTTTccaagaaatgaaggagaggaAGTTTCGTCCTAGCTTTTCTATATTTGCTTCGTTTGTTGATTTGATGGGGAAGGCGGGGAGGCTGGATATGTCAATGAAGTTGTATATGGAAATGCAGGGCTTTGGATATAGGCCATCAGCCACTATGTTTGTTTCTCTAATAGAGTCTTATGTCAAGGCTGGGAAATTAGAAGCAGCTCTTCGCGTATGGGATGAAATGAAAAACGCTGGTTTCAGGCCAAACTACGGACTTTACACGATGGTTGTTGAATCTCATGCGAAATCAGGAAAGCTTGAGATTGCAATGTCTGTTTTCCAGGATATGGAGAGAGCAGGGTTCCTGCCTACACCTTCTACCTACTCTTGTCTGTTGGAAATGCATGCTGCCTCTGGACAAGTGGATCCTGCCATGAAGTTGTATAACTCAATGACAAATGCAGGTTTAAGAccaacactcagtacttatacAGCACTTTTGACCCTTGTAGCCAGTAAGAAGCTGGTGGATGTGGCTGCTAAAATTTTGCTTGAAATGAAATCCATGGGATATCCTGCAGATGTTAGTGCTAGTGATGTTCTCATGGTCTATATTAAAGATGGGTCTGTAGGTCTTGCTTTGAGATGGCTTAGGTTCATGAGTTCATCTGGAATAAGGACTAATAATTTTATCATCAGACAGCTTTTTGAGTCGTGCATGAAAAATGGATTGTATGATTCTGCAAAACCTCTTCTCGAAACATACGTGAACTCAGCTGCAAAAGTTGATCTGATACTGTACACATCAATTCTAGCTCATCTTGTCAGATGTCAGGATGAGCAGAGTGAGAAGCATTTAATGTCCATTCTAAGTGCTACAAAGCAAAAGGCACATGGCTTCATGTGTGGCCTCTTCACTGGCCCAGAACAAAGGAAACAACCAGTTTTACTATTTGTTCGGGAATTTTTCCAAGGAATTGATTATGAATTGGAAGAAGGGGCTGCTAGGTATTTTGTTAATGTACTCCTCAATTATCTTGTTCTGATGGGACAGATAAATCGTGCACGTTGTGTATGGAAGGTCTCCTATGAGAACAAGCTTTTCCCAAAGGCAATTGTCTTTGACCAGCATATTGCCTGGTCCCTTGATGTCAGAAACTTATCAGTTGGAGCTGCCCTGATTGCCGTCGTGCACACGCTTCACAGATTTAGAAAGCGCATGCTTTACTATGGCGTTGTACCCCGAAGGATCAAACTCGTTACTGGACCAACACTAAAAATCGTGATTGCCCAGATGTTAAGCTCAGTAGATTCCCCATTCGAGGTTAGTAAAGTTGTTCTGAGAGCTCCAGGTGATTCTGTCTTGGAATGGTTTAAGAAACCTATAGTTCAAAAGTTCTTATTAAACGAGATTCCATCCCGAGCTGACATTCTCATGCACAAGTTGAATATATTATTCCCCAGTTCTGCACCTGAAATGCGATCTTTATCCCCACCTAGGCCTCTTCTTGGAGGGAAGTCATCTTGACCTGTATGTACCTATTTCTCATTAAAATCTTACGCTTAttaattttgttcttttttcttcttccaGTTATTAAAAAATTAGTTTGTTTATGAGCATAGAGATTAGAGATAGAATTTTGT
This sequence is a window from Spinacia oleracea cultivar Varoflay chromosome 1, BTI_SOV_V1, whole genome shotgun sequence. Protein-coding genes within it:
- the LOC110803264 gene encoding pentatricopeptide repeat-containing protein At1g79490, mitochondrial — its product is MIRCRVLCRRNLTLHRKNPTSAAPFYAHHRISGEIVENKNQTLFRPMAIYLLSSLIDRNHKTPKFVRSFCSGKPNSGEWTEEIEYLDEKGSVIYAGKGVRSVEPGVDDHVMSGGVKKPFMNASAVAKLVEIVKRWKWGPEMETQLDKLQFVPNMTQVIQAMKIINDGEMSASLFQWSKRQQWYVPNDECYLLLLDGLNKSRDFDRIQTLFDEMIRDSVDNGSSSFSAYNRVIQYLAKAEKLEVSYCCFKKIQESGCKIETQTYNNLITLFLNKGLPYKAVEVYEGMEASGCSLDNSTYELMIPSLARSGRLDAALKLFQEMKERKFRPSFSIFASFVDLMGKAGRLDMSMKLYMEMQGFGYRPSATMFVSLIESYVKAGKLEAALRVWDEMKNAGFRPNYGLYTMVVESHAKSGKLEIAMSVFQDMERAGFLPTPSTYSCLLEMHAASGQVDPAMKLYNSMTNAGLRPTLSTYTALLTLVASKKLVDVAAKILLEMKSMGYPADVSASDVLMVYIKDGSVGLALRWLRFMSSSGIRTNNFIIRQLFESCMKNGLYDSAKPLLETYVNSAAKVDLILYTSILAHLVRCQDEQSEKHLMSILSATKQKAHGFMCGLFTGPEQRKQPVLLFVREFFQGIDYELEEGAARYFVNVLLNYLVLMGQINRARCVWKVSYENKLFPKAIVFDQHIAWSLDVRNLSVGAALIAVVHTLHRFRKRMLYYGVVPRRIKLVTGPTLKIVIAQMLSSVDSPFEVSKVVLRAPGDSVLEWFKKPIVQKFLLNEIPSRADILMHKLNILFPSSAPEMRSLSPPRPLLGGKSS